The DNA window GCCTTCAGGCGCGGCAGGGTCTGCTCGTTGACGGTGCCGCCCAGCGCGCACGGCGAGTACACGTCGGCGTTGACGTCGTAGATCTCGTCCAGGCCGACCGCTTCGGCGCCGTAGTCGGACACGGCCTTGTCGACCAGGCCCTTGTTGATGTCGGTGACGAAGATCTTCGCGCCGCGCTCCTTGAGCAGCTTCACGAATTCCATGCCGACGTGGCCCAGGCCCTGCACGGCGTAGCTGTACTTGCCGACTTCCTCGTCGCCGAAGCGCTTGTTGAGCGCCGCCATCAGGCCCTGCAGGGTGCCGTAGGCGGTGAACGGCGACGGGTCGCCCGAACCGCCGTGGACCTGGTGCACGCCGGTGACGTACTCGGTCTCGCGGTACACGTATTCCATGTCGTTGACGTCGATGCCGACGTCTTCGGCGGTGATGTAGCGGCCGCCCAGCGAATCGACGAACTTGCCGAAGGCGCGGAACAGGGCTTCGGACTTGTCGGCCGACGGGTCGCCGATGATGACCGCCTTGCCGCCGCCGATGTTGAGGCCGGCGACCGCGTTCTTGTAGGTCATGCCGCGGCTCAGGCGCAGCACGTCGTTCAGCGCGTCCTGCTCGGTCTTGTACGGCCACATGCGCAGGCCACCCAGGGCCGGGCCGAGCACGGTGTTGTGAATCGCGATGATGGCCTTCAGGCCGGCGTCCTTGTTATGGCAGAAGACGACCTGCTCATGGCCGAAGGTGTCGAGGGTTTCGAAAATCATCGGGTGCTCCGAACCGGCGCGGGCTGCGCGTAGCGCTGGCGACGCCAGGTGGTGTGTAAGTCGTTGAATGGGAATGGATTGGCCTGTACGCCGGGGCGTCAGGCCCGGCGTAGCGCGGCGTAGTCTAATGCAATCGGCCAGTACGGCTAGGTATTGCAAGGCTTGCGCGGTCGTGGCTGGCAGGGGCGCGAGCCGCATTCAGGAAAGTCCGCGGCAGGGTCGCGGGCGGTCGCTGTGTCGGTGTCGGACCGGCGGTGGCTGTGCGGGTTCGACGTCGCGTCGCGGGGTTTTCGTGCGTGCGTTCGTGCGTCGGCGCAAACCGCAGCCGTCGCGCGGCCGAGCCGGGCGCAGGCGGACTTTGCCGCGGCTGGCTGTTGGCGCACGGGCAGCGGCCTGTGCGGTCCGTCGCGCACGAGCGTTCGGACCGGAGCCGACGACGGCCGGTCTGTCGCATGGCTTGCCTCGATCCAAACGCGGGCAACCCATAGCGATCGCGTCGTGTTCCGCGCGATGCGCGGTGGGCGCGACGCGATCCCAAAACACTGCGCCCGCATCCGGTCGGCCGGCGTTGCACGACGCGAGCGGACGACGGCGATGGAGCGCTGCGGATCGAGCGGTCGCACGGACCTGCGACTGAGGCGGAGGGAGTTAAACCGCACGAGACTGTTCGAAGCGCCCGTCCGCAATAGGACGGCGTAATTCTTCTAGCTGGCGCCGATGTCCGCGTCGCCCGCGCGAGCGCGTTGGCTTCGATTGCCGGGATCGAGGCTCACGTCTCAGGACCTCGTTACGACTTCGCAAGGACCGCGACGCGTCGCCTGCGCGACGCGAGCGAGCCGCCAGGGCGGCATCAGGGAACGGTCGCGACGCGGTCCGGCGCCGACCGGCCAGCCGGGGGGCTCGGCCGGCCGGCGCTTATCTGCCGGGCAGGGACGCAGGGCGCTCGCCGCGTGAGGGCATCGGCATGACGTCGACGCCCTCGTTCGAATGCCCTGCGCTCCATGCCGCTCACGCGGAAGAGCAAGCGCGAGCCGGGCTCGGCGATCGATGCCCAGTGCCTGGTTTCCGGCGCCTCGCGTGCCGCGTCGTGGCATCCGGCGGTCTGCTCAGCGACGGACCCAGTAGCCGTCGCGCAAGCGCCAGCCGGGGCCGTGATGATTCCAG is part of the Lysobacter firmicutimachus genome and encodes:
- a CDS encoding Glu/Leu/Phe/Val dehydrogenase dimerization domain-containing protein, which gives rise to MIFETLDTFGHEQVVFCHNKDAGLKAIIAIHNTVLGPALGGLRMWPYKTEQDALNDVLRLSRGMTYKNAVAGLNIGGGKAVIIGDPSADKSEALFRAFGKFVDSLGGRYITAEDVGIDVNDMEYVYRETEYVTGVHQVHGGSGDPSPFTAYGTLQGLMAALNKRFGDEEVGKYSYAVQGLGHVGMEFVKLLKERGAKIFVTDINKGLVDKAVSDYGAEAVGLDEIYDVNADVYSPCALGGTVNEQTLPRLKAKIICGAANNQLANNAIGDEVAKRGILYAPDYAVNAGGVMNVALELDGYNRERAMRMMRTIYHNLGRIFEIAERDSIPTYTAADRLAEERISAIGKLKLPLGRSTPSFRGRIRGGH